A region from the Campylobacter magnus genome encodes:
- a CDS encoding tetratricopeptide repeat protein yields the protein MKINKIFALLLVFFSLCAGQNELELAKNAYAQRDFKKAFLLYQKGCDKGDLYACYALALAYRDGDGVAKDSKKAYEMLDSLCAKSVFGACFSLGDFFEQDYRKASLLYQKACDGEHIGACYKLATLLRSHGESQKALRLYEKICQSGEANSCAFAGEIYKKSNTTLSQKYYQKACELGLMLACEKVSE from the coding sequence ATGAAAATAAATAAAATTTTTGCTCTTTTGCTTGTGTTTTTTAGCCTATGCGCTGGGCAAAACGAGCTAGAACTAGCAAAAAATGCCTACGCACAAAGAGATTTTAAAAAAGCTTTTTTGCTCTACCAAAAGGGCTGTGATAAGGGCGATTTATACGCTTGCTACGCTCTAGCTCTTGCTTACAGGGACGGAGACGGCGTGGCAAAAGATAGCAAAAAGGCTTATGAAATGCTTGATAGCCTTTGTGCCAAAAGCGTCTTTGGTGCGTGCTTTAGCCTTGGGGATTTTTTTGAGCAAGACTATCGAAAGGCAAGCCTGCTATATCAAAAAGCCTGCGATGGCGAGCATATCGGTGCTTGCTACAAACTAGCTACTTTGCTAAGAAGCCACGGCGAGAGCCAAAAAGCCCTAAGGCTCTATGAGAAAATATGCCAAAGTGGCGAGGCAAATTCTTGCGCTTTCGCTGGCGAAATATATAAAAAGTCAAACACTACTTTGTCACAAAAATACTATCAAAAAGCCTGTGAGCTAGGCTTAATGCTAGCTTGCGAAAAAGTGAGCGAGTAA
- the cmoB gene encoding tRNA 5-methoxyuridine(34)/uridine 5-oxyacetic acid(34) synthase CmoB codes for MNYDELKLRLDALDFELKSASFGDCVELDFARLSDESEIKSIAKALMPWRKGPFRLAELFIDSEWRSFVKFNALLPHFEANGKRIADVGCNNGYYMFRLNALGARQIVGFDPSELFSSQFAFINHFLKTSIIFERLGVEDLPAYAAKNGAFELIFCLGVLYHRSDPISALKQLKSALAKNGELILDTLIIDRDDELVLSPAKSYAKMSNAYFIPSLRALEGWAARARFSSFELLFTSDTDLNEQRKTQWIGGQSLNDFMGSDGLTIEGYPAPKRAYIKLK; via the coding sequence ATGAACTACGACGAGCTAAAACTTCGCTTAGATGCTTTGGACTTTGAGCTAAAAAGTGCTAGTTTTGGTGATTGCGTGGAGCTAGATTTTGCTAGACTTAGCGATGAGAGCGAGATTAAGAGCATTGCTAAGGCTCTTATGCCGTGGCGAAAGGGTCCTTTTAGGCTAGCAGAGCTTTTTATCGATAGCGAGTGGCGAAGTTTTGTGAAGTTTAATGCTCTTTTACCGCATTTTGAGGCAAACGGCAAGCGTATAGCTGATGTGGGCTGTAATAACGGCTATTATATGTTTCGCCTAAATGCTCTTGGCGCAAGGCAAATTGTGGGCTTTGATCCATCAGAGCTTTTTAGTTCGCAGTTTGCTTTTATAAATCATTTTTTAAAAACTAGCATTATCTTTGAGCGTTTGGGGGTGGAGGATTTGCCTGCTTATGCGGCGAAAAATGGAGCATTTGAGCTGATTTTTTGCCTGGGTGTGCTTTATCACAGAAGCGATCCGATTTCTGCCTTAAAACAGCTAAAATCAGCCCTAGCCAAAAATGGAGAGCTTATACTTGATACGCTTATTATAGACAGAGACGATGAGCTAGTGCTAAGCCCCGCTAAAAGCTATGCTAAAATGAGCAATGCGTATTTTATCCCTAGCCTAAGGGCGCTTGAGGGCTGGGCGGCTAGGGCTAGATTTAGTAGCTTTGAGCTGCTTTTTACTAGCGATACAGACTTAAACGAACAGCGCAAAACACAGTGGATAGGCGGACAGAGCTTAAATGATTTTATGGGTAGCGATGGGCTTACCATAGAGGGCTATCCTGCGCCAAAAAGAGCATATATCAAACTAAAATAG
- a CDS encoding radical SAM protein — protein sequence MAIIFGPVASRRFGSSLGIDLSPEQKCCNFDCLYCELAPAKVRGNIANPPSVELVISELKKAISTHGATDVITLTANGEPTLYPYLKELITQINAIKSTQKVLILSNGSGAMDKGILESLKELDIVKFSLDSADPLTYRKIDRTLAKPDLSTLIANMSQFAREFKGELVMEVLVLEGLNDSEREFELLNTAFSKIKPARVDISTLDRPPAYANAKAISEERLRELASLITAAPVFVATRKAPASMKELSKSEILKLLALRPQSVADIESGFCESSKEILKNLLNSGQVAIHTCAGVEFYKLK from the coding sequence GTGGCTATTATCTTTGGTCCTGTGGCATCTAGACGTTTTGGTAGCTCGCTTGGCATTGATCTAAGCCCAGAGCAAAAATGCTGTAACTTTGACTGCCTTTACTGCGAGCTAGCCCCTGCAAAAGTGAGGGGCAATATAGCAAATCCGCCAAGTGTAGAGCTTGTAATAAGTGAGCTAAAAAAGGCTATATCTACGCACGGCGCAACTGATGTTATTACGCTTACAGCAAATGGCGAGCCGACCTTATATCCATATCTAAAAGAGCTAATCACACAAATAAATGCTATAAAAAGCACGCAAAAAGTGTTAATTTTAAGCAATGGCTCTGGGGCGATGGATAAAGGAATTCTAGAAAGCCTTAAAGAGCTTGATATTGTGAAATTTAGCCTTGATAGCGCAGATCCGCTTACTTACAGAAAGATCGACCGCACACTTGCTAAGCCTGATTTAAGCACGCTTATAGCAAATATGAGCCAGTTTGCCCGTGAGTTTAAAGGCGAGCTTGTGATGGAGGTTTTGGTTTTAGAGGGTCTAAATGACAGCGAGCGTGAGTTTGAGCTTCTTAATACTGCCTTTAGCAAAATAAAGCCAGCAAGGGTGGATATCTCAACGCTTGATCGCCCACCAGCCTACGCAAATGCCAAGGCTATAAGCGAAGAAAGGCTAAGAGAGTTAGCCTCGCTCATAACAGCTGCGCCTGTATTTGTCGCTACTAGAAAGGCACCTGCTAGCATGAAAGAGCTTAGCAAGAGTGAAATTTTAAAGCTTTTAGCACTTCGCCCACAAAGCGTAGCTGATATAGAGAGCGGCTTTTGTGAGAGTTCAAAAGAGATTTTAAAAAATCTGCTAAACTCTGGGCAAGTCGCCATACACACCTGCGCCGGCGTGGAGTTTTATAAGCTTAAATAG